The Kitasatospora sp. NBC_00374 genome has a segment encoding these proteins:
- a CDS encoding MarR family winged helix-turn-helix transcriptional regulator: MSETPAGPTPGFLVWRLSTKWRVAVDRALAPLGLTHAQYSLLASLHGMGRSGARPSQRRLADHTGLEPLYVSKLARALEAAGLVERTPDPADTRAVQLALTAEGREVTGRAIAVVHQLLDRLLAPLGGRDGARTRALVDELTALLDVPLDAPLDSPAGVSADVSTEE, from the coding sequence ATGAGTGAAACCCCCGCCGGTCCGACGCCCGGCTTCCTGGTCTGGCGCCTGTCGACCAAGTGGCGCGTGGCGGTCGACCGGGCCCTCGCACCCCTGGGGCTGACCCACGCGCAGTACTCGCTGCTGGCCTCCCTCCACGGAATGGGGCGCTCCGGCGCCCGCCCCAGCCAGCGCCGGCTGGCCGACCACACCGGCCTCGAACCGCTGTACGTCTCCAAGCTGGCCCGCGCCCTGGAGGCGGCCGGTCTGGTGGAGCGCACCCCGGACCCGGCCGACACCCGCGCCGTCCAGCTGGCGCTGACCGCCGAGGGGCGGGAGGTCACCGGCCGCGCGATCGCGGTCGTCCACCAGCTGCTCGACCGGCTGCTGGCGCCGCTCGGCGGGCGGGACGGCGCGCGCACCCGGGCGCTGGTCGACGAGCTGACGGCCCTGCTCGACGTGCCGCTCGACGCACCACTCGACAGTCCGGCCGGCGTTTCGGCCGACGTCTCGACCGAGGAGTAG
- a CDS encoding allantoate amidohydrolase has protein sequence MWAELLPVGRSASSGGYRRFAWNTADAECRAWFEEQARSRGLAYELDRNGNQWAWLGDPNAGGAIVTGSHLDSVPDGGAFDGPLGVVSAFAALDELRARGAEFDKPLAIVNFGDEEGARFGVACIGSRLTAGVLSREQAYALRDADGVRLPDAMERAGYDPAAIGSDHERLARVGAYVELHVEQGRYLTAEHPVGVASAIWPHGRWRFDFHGEANHAGTTRIEDRRDPMLTFASTVLSAREKAELAGALATFGKVAVEPNGTNAIASLIRGWLDSRAADEATLTALVEEIRQAADARGTHDGVRVELTRESYTPVVDFDGPLRDRLAKGLGGVPVLPTGAGHDAGILASAIPTAMLFVRNPSGVSHSPAEHAEERDCLAGVAALADVLEDLACQQR, from the coding sequence ATGTGGGCGGAGCTGCTCCCCGTGGGCCGCTCCGCCTCCTCCGGCGGGTACCGCCGCTTCGCCTGGAACACCGCCGACGCCGAGTGCCGGGCCTGGTTCGAGGAGCAGGCCCGCTCGCGCGGCCTGGCCTACGAGCTGGACCGCAACGGCAACCAGTGGGCGTGGCTCGGCGACCCGAACGCCGGCGGCGCGATCGTCACCGGCTCGCACCTGGACTCCGTCCCGGACGGCGGCGCCTTCGACGGCCCGCTCGGCGTGGTCTCCGCCTTCGCCGCCCTGGACGAACTCCGTGCGCGCGGAGCCGAGTTCGACAAGCCGCTGGCCATCGTCAACTTCGGCGACGAGGAGGGCGCCCGGTTCGGTGTCGCCTGCATCGGCTCCCGCCTCACCGCCGGCGTGCTCTCCCGGGAGCAGGCGTACGCGCTGCGCGACGCGGACGGCGTCCGGCTGCCCGACGCGATGGAGCGGGCCGGGTACGACCCCGCCGCGATCGGCTCGGACCACGAGCGGCTCGCCCGGGTCGGCGCCTACGTCGAGCTGCACGTCGAGCAGGGCCGCTACCTGACCGCCGAGCACCCGGTCGGCGTGGCCAGCGCGATCTGGCCGCACGGCCGCTGGCGCTTCGACTTCCACGGCGAGGCCAACCACGCGGGCACCACCCGGATCGAGGACCGCCGGGACCCGATGCTCACCTTCGCGAGCACCGTGCTCTCCGCCCGCGAGAAGGCCGAGCTGGCCGGCGCCCTGGCCACCTTCGGCAAGGTCGCCGTCGAGCCCAACGGCACCAACGCGATCGCCTCGCTGATCCGCGGCTGGCTGGACTCCCGGGCCGCCGACGAGGCGACCCTGACCGCACTGGTCGAGGAGATCCGGCAGGCCGCCGACGCGCGCGGCACGCACGACGGCGTCCGGGTCGAGCTGACCCGGGAGTCGTACACGCCGGTGGTCGACTTCGACGGCCCGCTGCGCGACCGGCTCGCCAAGGGCCTCGGCGGGGTACCCGTCCTGCCGACCGGCGCGGGACACGACGCCGGAATCCTGGCATCGGCGATTCCGACCGCCATGCTGTTCGTACGGAACCCGAGCGGCGTCTCGCACTCCCCGGCCGAGCACGCCGAGGAGCGCGACTGCCTCGCCGGCGTGGCCGCTCTCGCCGACGTACTGGAGGACCTCGCATGTCAGCAGCGGTGA
- the hutI gene encoding imidazolonepropionase, translating into MSLLITDVGTLVTNDPALGQGPLGLLQDAAVVVEGSRVAWVGPAAAAPAADERFDARHRALLPGFVDSHAHLVFAGDRTAEFNARMSGQAYSAGGIRTTVAATRAATDAELDANLVRFLREALHQGTTTVECKSGYGLTVADEARALRIAASHTPETTYLGAHVVAPEFADDPAGYVDLVTGEMLDACAPHARWVDVFCERGAFDGDQARAVLTAGAKRGLIPRVHANQLSYGPGVQLAVELGAASADHCTHLTDEDVAALAGSETVATLLPGAEFSTRAAYPNARRLLDAGATVALSTDCNPGSSFTSSMAFCIAVAVREMGMTPDEAVHAATAGGAKALRRGDVGAITPGARADLLLLEAPSHVHLAYRPGVPLTAAVWRAGAREF; encoded by the coding sequence TTGAGCCTCCTGATCACCGACGTCGGCACCCTGGTGACGAACGACCCCGCGCTCGGACAGGGCCCGCTGGGCCTGCTCCAGGACGCCGCCGTGGTCGTCGAGGGCAGCCGGGTCGCCTGGGTCGGCCCGGCCGCCGCCGCACCCGCCGCGGACGAGCGGTTCGACGCCAGGCACCGCGCGCTGCTGCCCGGTTTCGTCGACTCCCACGCCCACCTGGTCTTCGCGGGCGACCGCACCGCCGAGTTCAACGCCCGGATGTCCGGGCAGGCCTACAGTGCGGGCGGCATCCGCACCACGGTCGCCGCCACCCGCGCGGCCACCGACGCCGAGCTGGACGCCAACCTGGTCCGCTTCCTGCGCGAGGCACTGCACCAGGGCACCACCACGGTCGAGTGCAAGTCCGGCTACGGCCTGACCGTCGCCGACGAGGCCCGGGCGCTGCGGATCGCCGCCTCGCACACCCCGGAGACCACCTACCTCGGCGCCCACGTGGTCGCGCCCGAGTTCGCCGACGACCCGGCCGGCTACGTCGACCTGGTCACCGGCGAGATGCTGGACGCCTGCGCCCCGCACGCCCGCTGGGTGGACGTCTTCTGCGAGCGGGGTGCCTTCGACGGCGACCAGGCCCGCGCCGTCCTCACCGCCGGCGCCAAGCGCGGACTCATCCCGCGGGTGCACGCCAACCAGCTCTCGTACGGGCCGGGCGTGCAGCTGGCGGTCGAGCTGGGCGCCGCATCGGCCGACCACTGCACCCACCTCACCGACGAGGACGTCGCCGCGCTGGCCGGCTCGGAGACGGTGGCCACCCTGCTGCCCGGCGCGGAGTTCTCCACCCGCGCCGCCTACCCGAACGCGCGCCGTCTGCTCGACGCGGGCGCCACCGTCGCGCTGTCCACCGACTGCAACCCGGGCTCCAGCTTCACCAGCTCGATGGCCTTCTGCATCGCGGTGGCCGTCCGCGAGATGGGGATGACCCCGGACGAGGCCGTGCACGCCGCCACCGCGGGCGGTGCCAAGGCGCTGCGCCGCGGCGACGTCGGCGCGATCACCCCGGGCGCCCGGGCCGACCTGCTGCTGCTGGAGGCGCCGTCGCACGTCCACCTCGCCTACCGGCCGGGTGTGCCGCTCACCGCCGCGGTCTGGCGCGCGGGCGCGCGGGAGTTCTGA
- the fdhD gene encoding formate dehydrogenase accessory sulfurtransferase FdhD, which yields MARATVRRRVVRLRGAEQSVRPDALAAEEPLEIRLGGDPLTVTMRTPGHDFDLVAGFLVGEGLVHRGEQLAALRYCAGTDADGANTYNVVDATVRGAAVPLSAHRNLLTTSACGLCGRDTVEAVRTHSHWPVEQDPLTVRQEILYGLPDTLRAAQRTFESTGGLHAAGLFDAAGELLCAREDVGRHNAVDKVIGWALREGRLPLTGHLLLVSGRASFELTQKAALAGIPLLAAVSAPSSLAVDLAEELGLTLIGFLRGQGANVYTRADRIG from the coding sequence ATGGCGCGGGCGACGGTGCGGCGGCGAGTGGTGCGGCTGCGGGGTGCGGAGCAGTCCGTACGGCCGGATGCCCTGGCGGCCGAGGAGCCGTTGGAGATCAGGCTCGGCGGCGACCCGCTCACGGTGACGATGCGCACCCCGGGGCACGACTTCGACCTGGTGGCCGGCTTCCTGGTCGGCGAGGGCCTGGTGCACCGCGGCGAGCAGCTGGCCGCCCTGCGCTACTGCGCCGGGACGGACGCCGACGGCGCCAACACGTACAACGTGGTGGACGCGACCGTCCGCGGCGCCGCCGTCCCGCTGTCCGCCCACCGCAACCTGCTCACCACCAGCGCCTGCGGACTGTGCGGCCGGGACACCGTGGAGGCCGTCCGCACCCACAGCCACTGGCCGGTCGAACAGGACCCCCTGACGGTGCGCCAGGAGATCCTGTACGGGCTGCCGGACACCCTGCGCGCCGCCCAGCGCACCTTCGAGTCCACCGGCGGCCTGCACGCGGCCGGGCTGTTCGACGCGGCCGGCGAGCTGCTCTGCGCCCGCGAGGACGTCGGCCGGCACAACGCCGTCGACAAGGTGATCGGCTGGGCGCTGCGGGAGGGGCGGCTTCCCCTGACGGGCCATCTGCTGCTGGTCAGCGGCCGCGCCTCGTTCGAGCTGACCCAGAAGGCCGCGCTGGCGGGCATCCCGCTGCTGGCCGCCGTCTCGGCGCCGTCCTCGCTCGCGGTGGACCTGGCCGAGGAGCTCGGCCTGACCCTGATCGGCTTCCTGCGCGGGCAGGGCGCGAACGTCTACACCCGTGCCGACCGGATCGGCTGA
- a CDS encoding MurR/RpiR family transcriptional regulator, with amino-acid sequence MTAPEENGAVGPSARLLQLFEGHRLTPTQRRIAHSLVRHANEAPFLSSVEVAELAGVSQPSVTRFAVALGYDGYPALRKQLRELGAGEPAAPETPADAVRNEHQQAVLAEIEHLRHLAALLADPEPIVRAARLLAASRPLPVLGLRAASAQARGFAYFAAKVHPDIRLLDEGGSMLADRIEQAAFAGASALLCFALPRYPRELMDALVVARDCGLTVLTVADSAFAPVAKLSDLLLPVAVGTNLVFDTACGPMMLGRVLLQTMCDELPGAEARLEAIEQSAAARGLFLE; translated from the coding sequence ATGACCGCCCCGGAGGAGAACGGCGCCGTGGGGCCGTCCGCCCGCCTGTTGCAGCTCTTCGAGGGCCACCGGCTGACGCCGACGCAGCGCCGGATCGCCCACTCCCTGGTCCGGCACGCCAACGAGGCGCCGTTCCTGTCGAGCGTCGAGGTCGCCGAGCTGGCCGGCGTCAGCCAGCCCTCCGTCACCCGCTTCGCGGTCGCCCTCGGCTACGACGGCTACCCGGCCCTGCGCAAGCAGCTGCGCGAACTCGGCGCGGGCGAACCCGCCGCCCCCGAGACCCCGGCCGACGCCGTCCGCAACGAGCACCAGCAGGCCGTCCTGGCCGAGATCGAGCACCTGCGGCACCTGGCCGCGCTGCTCGCGGACCCCGAGCCGATCGTCCGCGCGGCCCGCCTGCTGGCGGCCTCCCGGCCGCTGCCGGTGCTCGGCCTGCGGGCGGCCTCCGCGCAGGCCCGCGGCTTCGCCTACTTCGCCGCCAAGGTGCACCCCGACATCCGGCTGCTCGACGAGGGCGGCTCGATGCTCGCGGACCGGATCGAGCAGGCCGCCTTCGCCGGGGCCTCCGCCCTGCTGTGCTTCGCGCTGCCCCGCTACCCGCGCGAGCTGATGGACGCCCTGGTGGTCGCGCGGGACTGCGGGCTGACCGTGCTCACCGTCGCCGACAGTGCCTTCGCGCCGGTCGCCAAGCTCTCCGACCTGCTGCTGCCGGTCGCGGTCGGTACCAACCTGGTCTTCGACACCGCCTGCGGGCCGATGATGCTCGGCCGGGTCCTGCTGCAGACCATGTGCGACGAACTCCCGGGCGCGGAGGCCCGGCTGGAGGCGATCGAGCAGTCCGCGGCGGCGCGCGGGCTGTTCTTGGAGTAG
- the hutU gene encoding urocanate hydratase, translating to MVQQQTGSGPREVRAARGTNLTTQGWQQEAALRMLMNNLDPEVAEHPSKLVVYGGTGKAARDWRSYDAMVRTLQTLKQDETMLVQSGRPVGVMQTHEWAPRVLIANSNLVGDWANWEEFRRLESLGLTMYGQMTAGSWIYIGTQGILQGTYETFGAVAAKKFDNTLEGTITLTAGLGGMGGAQPLAVTMNGGVAICVDCDPSRIARRIEHRYLDVEAKNLDHALELATAARDKKQPLSIGLLGNAAEIFPQLLAMDAPIDIVTDQTSAHDPLSYLPIGVDFDDMADYAAAKPAEFTQRSRESMAKHVEAMVGFLDKGAEVFDYGNSIRGEAQLAGYDRAFAFPGFVPAYIRPLFCEGKGPFRWAALSGDPQDIYKTDKAVLDLFPENESLHRWIKMAQEKVHFQGLPARICWLGYGERDKAGVRFNDMVASGELSAPLVIGRDHLDCGSVASPYRETEAMLDGSDAIADWPLINAMVNVASGASWVSIHHGGGVGIGRSIHAGQVTVADGTALAGEKIRRVLTNDPGMGVIRHVDAGYDRAVEVADERGVRVPMNEL from the coding sequence ATGGTGCAGCAGCAGACGGGCAGTGGTCCGCGCGAGGTCCGCGCGGCGCGCGGGACGAACCTGACCACGCAGGGGTGGCAGCAGGAGGCGGCCCTGCGGATGCTCATGAACAACCTCGACCCCGAGGTGGCCGAGCACCCGTCCAAGCTGGTCGTCTACGGCGGCACCGGCAAGGCGGCCCGCGACTGGCGCTCGTACGACGCGATGGTCCGCACCCTGCAGACCCTGAAGCAGGACGAGACCATGCTGGTCCAGTCCGGCCGCCCGGTCGGCGTCATGCAGACCCACGAGTGGGCGCCGCGCGTACTGATCGCCAACTCCAACCTGGTCGGCGACTGGGCCAACTGGGAGGAGTTCCGCCGGCTGGAGAGCCTCGGGCTCACCATGTACGGCCAGATGACCGCCGGTTCCTGGATCTACATCGGCACCCAGGGCATCCTGCAGGGCACCTACGAGACCTTCGGCGCCGTCGCGGCCAAGAAGTTCGACAACACCCTCGAAGGCACCATCACCCTGACCGCCGGCCTCGGCGGCATGGGCGGCGCCCAGCCGCTGGCCGTCACCATGAACGGCGGCGTGGCGATCTGTGTCGACTGCGACCCGTCCCGGATCGCCCGCCGGATCGAGCACCGCTACCTGGACGTCGAGGCCAAGAACCTCGACCACGCGCTGGAGCTCGCCACCGCAGCCCGCGACAAGAAGCAGCCGCTCTCCATCGGCCTGCTCGGCAACGCCGCGGAGATCTTCCCGCAGCTGCTCGCGATGGACGCCCCGATCGACATCGTCACCGACCAGACCAGCGCCCACGACCCGCTGAGCTACCTGCCGATCGGCGTCGACTTCGACGACATGGCCGACTACGCGGCGGCCAAGCCGGCCGAGTTCACGCAGCGCTCGCGCGAGTCGATGGCCAAGCACGTCGAGGCGATGGTCGGCTTCCTGGACAAGGGCGCCGAGGTCTTCGACTACGGGAACTCGATCCGCGGCGAGGCCCAGCTCGCGGGCTACGACCGCGCGTTCGCCTTCCCCGGCTTCGTCCCGGCGTACATCCGCCCGCTGTTCTGCGAGGGCAAGGGCCCGTTCCGCTGGGCCGCCCTGTCCGGCGACCCGCAGGACATCTACAAGACCGACAAGGCCGTGCTCGACCTCTTCCCGGAGAACGAGTCGCTGCACCGCTGGATCAAGATGGCCCAGGAGAAGGTGCACTTCCAGGGCCTCCCGGCGCGGATCTGCTGGCTCGGCTACGGCGAGCGCGACAAGGCCGGCGTGCGCTTCAACGACATGGTCGCGAGCGGTGAGCTCTCCGCCCCGCTGGTGATCGGCCGTGACCACCTGGACTGCGGCTCGGTCGCCTCCCCGTACCGCGAGACCGAGGCCATGCTGGACGGCTCGGACGCGATCGCCGACTGGCCGCTGATCAACGCCATGGTCAACGTCGCCTCCGGCGCGTCCTGGGTCTCCATCCACCACGGCGGCGGCGTCGGCATCGGCCGCTCGATCCACGCCGGCCAGGTCACGGTCGCCGACGGCACCGCGCTCGCGGGCGAGAAGATCCGCCGGGTGCTCACCAACGACCCGGGCATGGGTGTCATCCGGCACGTCGACGCCGGCTACGACCGCGCGGTCGAGGTCGCGGACGAGCGCGGGGTGCGCGTCCCCATGAACGAGCTGTGA
- a CDS encoding formimidoylglutamate deiminase: MSAAVTYWAEYAWLPHANGPVVEQQVLIAVGPGGRIAKVTPDSGPCPPGAVRLGGLVLPGQANAHSHAFHRALRGNVQVGSGTFWTWRDTMYRFAGALDPDSYLALATAVYAEMALAGITAVGEFHYLHHAPGGGRYDDPNAMGDALIEAALRAGIRITLLDTCYVSAGFGAEPTKPQLRFSDGDADAWAARADALKATEHARIGAAVHSVRAVPAEQLSTVAHWAAMRKTPLHVHLSEQTAENDACLTAHGVTPTRLLADHGVLGPRTSAVHATHLSDDDIRLLAGSSTTICMCPTTERDLADGIGPARRLASAGCPISLGSDSHAVIDPFEEARALELDERLRTRTRGHWTANALLRAGSEDGHASLGWPEAGRIEAGSLADLTAVALDSVRTAGPRPALGAETAVFAASAADVRHVVVGGRHIVKDGVHQLVADVPAALRDAIDALQS; the protein is encoded by the coding sequence ATGTCAGCAGCGGTGACGTACTGGGCGGAGTACGCCTGGCTGCCGCACGCCAACGGACCGGTCGTCGAGCAGCAGGTGCTGATCGCCGTCGGCCCGGGCGGCCGGATCGCCAAGGTCACCCCGGACAGCGGGCCCTGCCCGCCCGGGGCGGTCCGGCTCGGCGGGCTGGTCCTCCCCGGCCAGGCCAACGCCCACTCGCACGCCTTCCACCGCGCGCTGCGCGGCAACGTCCAGGTGGGCTCCGGCACCTTCTGGACCTGGCGGGACACCATGTACCGGTTCGCCGGTGCGCTCGACCCGGACAGCTACCTGGCGCTGGCCACCGCGGTCTACGCCGAGATGGCGCTGGCCGGCATCACCGCCGTCGGCGAGTTCCACTACCTGCACCACGCCCCCGGCGGCGGCCGGTACGACGACCCGAACGCGATGGGTGACGCGCTCATCGAGGCGGCGCTGCGGGCCGGCATCCGGATCACCCTGCTGGACACCTGCTACGTGTCGGCCGGCTTCGGCGCCGAGCCGACCAAGCCGCAGCTGCGGTTCAGCGACGGCGACGCGGACGCCTGGGCGGCCCGCGCCGACGCGCTGAAGGCCACCGAGCACGCCCGGATCGGCGCCGCCGTCCACTCCGTGCGGGCCGTCCCGGCCGAGCAGCTGAGCACCGTCGCGCACTGGGCGGCGATGCGCAAGACGCCGCTGCACGTCCACCTCTCCGAGCAGACCGCCGAGAACGACGCCTGCCTCACCGCGCACGGCGTCACCCCGACCCGGCTGCTCGCCGACCACGGCGTGCTCGGCCCGCGCACCTCCGCCGTGCACGCCACCCATCTGAGCGACGACGACATCCGGCTGCTCGCGGGCTCGTCCACCACCATCTGCATGTGTCCCACCACCGAGCGGGACCTCGCGGACGGCATCGGCCCGGCCCGCCGGCTGGCGAGCGCGGGCTGCCCGATCAGCCTGGGCAGCGACAGCCACGCGGTCATCGACCCGTTCGAGGAGGCCCGCGCCCTGGAGCTGGACGAGCGCCTGCGCACCCGCACCCGCGGGCACTGGACGGCCAACGCGCTGCTCCGGGCGGGCAGCGAGGACGGCCACGCCTCGCTCGGCTGGCCGGAGGCCGGCCGGATCGAGGCCGGCTCCCTCGCGGACCTCACCGCGGTCGCCCTGGACAGCGTCCGGACGGCGGGCCCCAGGCCCGCGCTGGGCGCGGAGACGGCGGTCTTCGCGGCCTCCGCCGCCGACGTGCGGCACGTGGTGGTCGGCGGTCGGCACATCGTCAAGGACGGCGTGCACCAACTGGTCGCCGATGTTCCGGCCGCCCTGCGTGACGCGATCGACGCCCTGCAGTCATAG
- the hutH gene encoding histidine ammonia-lyase, translating into MHSAVAADAPVIQVGKADVSAEDVLAVARGNARVEIGPDAQAEMAAARATIEALAAEPRPVYGVSTGFGALAVRHISPELRAQLQRSLVRSHAAGMGPAVEREVVRALMFLRMKTLASGRTGVRPLVAETMAAILNAGITPVVREFGSLGCSGDLAPLSHCALVLMGEGVAYGPDGAEHPAGELLAAAGIEPVELLEKEGLALINGTDGMLGMLVMAIADLSRLFTTADITAAMSLEALLGTDRVLAPELHSAIRPHPGQALSAANMLAVLKGSGLTGHHQDDAPRVQDAYSIRCAPQVAGAGRDTLAHAQLVASRELAASVDNPVVLPDGRVESNGNFHGAPVAYVLDFLAIATADLASVSERRTDRLLDKARSHGLPAFLADDPGVDSGLMIAQYTQAALVSENKRLAVPASVDSIPSSAMQEDHVSMGWSAARKLRLAVDNLARVLAVELLASARALEIRADGGSGPLAPATAAAIAAAREAGVQGPGRDRFLSPDLEAAHVLVASGDLVAAVEKVTGPLA; encoded by the coding sequence ATGCACAGTGCTGTGGCTGCCGATGCGCCCGTGATCCAGGTCGGCAAGGCCGACGTCAGTGCCGAGGACGTGCTCGCCGTCGCGCGCGGCAACGCCCGGGTCGAGATCGGACCCGACGCGCAGGCCGAAATGGCCGCCGCCCGCGCCACGATCGAGGCCCTGGCCGCCGAACCGCGCCCGGTCTACGGCGTGTCGACCGGGTTCGGCGCGCTCGCCGTCCGGCACATCAGCCCCGAACTCCGCGCCCAGCTGCAGCGCTCGCTGGTCCGCTCGCACGCCGCCGGCATGGGCCCGGCGGTCGAGCGCGAGGTGGTCCGCGCGCTGATGTTCCTGCGGATGAAGACCCTGGCCTCCGGCCGTACCGGCGTGCGCCCGCTGGTCGCCGAGACGATGGCCGCCATCCTCAACGCCGGCATCACCCCGGTCGTCCGCGAGTTCGGCTCGCTCGGCTGCTCCGGCGACCTCGCGCCGCTCTCGCACTGCGCGCTGGTGCTGATGGGCGAGGGCGTCGCGTACGGCCCGGACGGCGCCGAGCACCCGGCCGGCGAGCTGCTCGCCGCCGCCGGCATCGAGCCGGTGGAGCTGCTGGAGAAGGAGGGCCTGGCCCTCATCAACGGCACCGACGGCATGCTCGGCATGCTGGTGATGGCCATCGCCGACCTCTCCCGCCTGTTCACCACCGCCGACATCACCGCCGCGATGAGCCTGGAGGCGCTGCTCGGCACCGACCGGGTGCTCGCCCCCGAGCTGCACTCGGCGATCCGCCCGCACCCGGGCCAGGCGCTCAGCGCCGCCAACATGCTCGCCGTGCTCAAGGGCTCCGGCCTCACCGGCCACCACCAGGACGACGCCCCGCGCGTCCAGGACGCCTACTCGATCCGCTGCGCCCCGCAGGTGGCCGGCGCCGGCCGCGACACCCTCGCGCACGCCCAGCTGGTCGCCTCCCGCGAGCTCGCCGCCTCGGTCGACAACCCGGTCGTGCTGCCCGACGGCCGGGTCGAGTCCAACGGCAACTTCCACGGTGCCCCGGTCGCGTACGTGCTGGACTTCCTCGCCATCGCCACCGCCGACCTGGCCTCGGTCTCCGAGCGCCGCACCGACCGGCTGCTCGACAAGGCCCGCTCGCACGGTCTGCCGGCCTTCCTGGCCGACGACCCGGGCGTGGACTCCGGCCTGATGATCGCCCAGTACACCCAGGCCGCCCTGGTCAGCGAGAACAAGCGGCTCGCCGTCCCGGCCTCGGTCGACTCGATCCCGTCCTCCGCGATGCAGGAGGACCACGTGTCGATGGGCTGGTCGGCGGCCCGCAAGCTGCGCCTGGCCGTGGACAACCTCGCCCGGGTGCTGGCCGTCGAGCTGCTGGCCTCGGCCCGCGCGCTGGAGATCCGTGCGGACGGAGGGAGCGGCCCGCTGGCCCCCGCCACCGCCGCCGCGATCGCCGCCGCCCGCGAGGCCGGTGTGCAGGGCCCCGGCCGGGACCGCTTCCTGTCGCCCGACCTGGAGGCCGCGCACGTCCTGGTCGCCTCCGGCGACCTGGTCGCCGCGGTCGAGAAGGTCACCGGCCCGCTGGCCTGA